The genomic stretch CCAGTGGCAGTTCCCTCCAGCTCAGTTGCTAACAGCAGCACCAACCACCCGTGCCCACAGTTTTGGGCGGTCATTAGCATTTTAAGTAGCAGATGCTTTAGCCatgcaaacacagagaaaagttTCTGGTATTTCAGCACTGCCAGGCCCCTGGTTCCAGCTGCAGTCTAGAAAGACAGCAGCAAAGCCTCTTCCATGCTTCTAAAGGCCTCAGGTCAGTTTTGGGGTGAAGGATGGGCGAACACATGCATCAGTTCTTGTTTCATCTGAACAGGGTCACTTCTCTGTGGCAGGGGAGTTATTTCGCTGGCGGTGGTGATGGCCAGCTGTTCTCAGCATCACCCCACTGATTCTGAGACTGCAAGCAGGCTTAGAAGTGGCTGAAGACCCACATGTAAACATGACATTACTTCACCAGCTTTCCATCGCAGTGGAAATGATGCTTCCCCAGCATCATTATGACAGCGCTATTTGTGCTGGTACAGATAAGCATCTGTCACTGTTCCATTAGAATCTCCTATTTTCCTGGGTTCATAGCTCGGCCATAAAAAATGCAGCATAGAGGTAGAAAGTTGACATACAGGGTCTCAGGCTGAGAGTGATCGCTGTTGTCTGTTCTTCCCCCCTTCCTAATCTAAAGGAGAAAATACCATACCTCTGCAGAAACGCACCTGCCCGCTGCATTTCGATCCAGCTGTAGATTTATTTAGCAACAGTAATGGCGATGGCCACCTTTCTCAGCGTTCGAGTTGTGAACATTCCTGCAATGGCCGCCTTTCAACATCCAGTCTCAATTACTGGGTTAGGGATGATGAAGAAGGACAACATGGCAAGTGGGTTTGGGTGCTGGAGTAGAGCCTATTGCTAGAGAATAGGCCCCAGTGAGGAGTTAGCACTTCAGAGCTTCTGATCTTTGCCAGATGTTGAAACTAAAAATTAAAGATTATAGCAACAGAATATCCTAGAAGCTGAACACTGCTAGGAACTAAAGGCGTAAAAGACCCCTTTGGATGAgtagaagagggaaaagcaagcCCAGCATTGGAGTTTTCCTAGTGAGACAGGCAGCACATCCCACCCAGTATCAGCACTCAATGTTTTGATTGCTTTAGGCAAGCTTCCACCCTGTAATCCTGCTGTGGTTGCCTGCCGGATAGTGAAAACTCCATCCTGTGTAGCAGTGATGCTGGAAGCCCTATCCGGATCCTGGCACTGCAAGATGGATGATGAAGTGAGAGCAGCATTTGgccaggaggaagaggcagcagcaatTTCTCACTGGGGATGAGGGCAGTTCgttcttctttccattttaagtgccttttccttctgttcacaCGTTTTGTAAGCATATTGCAGCTGAAAAAGTCTTTCTCTATACATTAGGATGATAGCGTAAGGCAGTCCTGAAGAGTGCAAATCCTGAAAAGCCATTATCCGAAACTTACAGTCAACCCTTAAAGGaattaaacaggaaaagttACATGGTCATTTCTAGCCTGATGAAATACGAATTCTGCTTCTGACCTCCCGAGCATTCTGCATTTTCAACAGGACTCCCACCGCATGCAGGAAGAACGTACACAAGCAGTGTCTCTACCTTCAGTTGGAAGTCTGCTGTTTACTTTCAGTGTTTCACTCTGAAATCTAACACTGTTCTGTTGCTACCAGAAGTAATTACTTGCTTTCCGATTACAGACAATTTTGCATCAGACTTAGCTTGGTCTCATCACATTTCTGAATAGTGAGATGTGTGATAtggctgggattgctctgaGCTTCTTGAAGGCTGGGCCTGGCTAAGTGCAGGCAGCTTAGCAACTGAAGCCAAGATACCAAATATATAGCTACCTTTGTTGTCCGTCTCAAATTAAAAGCACAAATGGGCATGCTAAGTTGGGAAAAATGGAAGAGGCAACACCAGGAAAGGTAAGAGTACAATAAACAGTTTAGTACACAAATGCAACACCAGAAGCAGCTGAGCAAGGCAGAATTTTAAGCTTAAACCAGTTGACAGGttaagaaaagacaaaaagaaaaggggaatgggaaatgctgctgttctgtttcACTCCCGTCTCTCAGCAGAGGTGCCACTTTGCTTTCAGATTTTCCAGCTTCCGTGGgcatctttctttttaacaaatCTGCAAGCAGAGGGTGTCTGCTCCTGCACATCACAGCCCTCAGCCTCTCCAGAGATTTATCCATTTGTGCCAGTGGACAGCTCCCACTGAGCTTTTTGCATCTTCTGTCAGCTATTTTGAGTAAAATTCTTGAGTTTTCAAGGGGCAGAAGATGGTGCTGGACTGGTTCAGATGCTACTGGGGTAAAAATAAGTATTAATGGCTCCTCTTGTATCTTGATAGTTTCATACaactctttctttctgctttcaaacaggTATTTTGTGACACTAATCGAGTCGTACAAGCCACAGACGTGCTGGACTGGGAagacaaggatgctgcagagacaCTCGTTGACAACGTGGTCCATTCCAGGATCATCAATCCTTTACGCCTGTTTGTTAAGCCATCTCCGGTACTGAAACACGGCCAGGTGTCCTACTCGGACAGTATAGAAAACTTTTGGGATTGGTTGTCCAACATCACGGAGGTTCAGGAATCTCTCACACGAACTAAACGCAGACCTATAGTAAAAACTGGGAAATTCAAGAAAATGTTCGGATGGGGCGACTTCCACTCTAACATCAAAACTGTTAAACTGAACCTCCTCATCACAGGGAAAATCGTCGATCACGGCAATGGGACCTTCAGTGTTTATTTCCGACATAACTCCACAGGTTTAGGAAACGTTTCTGTAAGCCTG from Lathamus discolor isolate bLatDis1 chromosome 3, bLatDis1.hap1, whole genome shotgun sequence encodes the following:
- the NXPH2 gene encoding neurexophilin-2, which produces MVHLRPLPLVVVQGVLQLVFCDTNRVVQATDVLDWEDKDAAETLVDNVVHSRIINPLRLFVKPSPVLKHGQVSYSDSIENFWDWLSNITEVQESLTRTKRRPIVKTGKFKKMFGWGDFHSNIKTVKLNLLITGKIVDHGNGTFSVYFRHNSTGLGNVSVSLVPPSKVVEFESSPQSTLETKESKSFNCRIEYEKTDRAKKTALCNFDPSKICYQEQTQSHVSWLCSKPFKVICIYIAFYSVDYKLVQKVCPDYNYHSETPYLSSG